From one Pararge aegeria chromosome 21, ilParAegt1.1, whole genome shotgun sequence genomic stretch:
- the LOC120632976 gene encoding aldehyde dehydrogenase, dimeric NADP-preferring isoform X3 yields the protein MTTGTLSSSKPKPINIPEVVQKARDTYNSGTTKPLEWRKRQLKSLMRMYEENRGAMIDALVKDLRRSKTEAVLLEVDYLVNDLTNLLNNFEEWAKPEKPPKGFVNMLDDVVIFNDPYGVVLIIGAWNYPLQLLLLPFAGAIAAGNVVILKPSELAVASAKFIAETLPKYLDNDAFIVVEGGPEETTELLKQKFDYIFYTGGTNVGRIVYSAATKNLTPVTLELGGKSPVYIDNTADMEVTAKRVLWGKFINAGQTCIAPDYVLCTKEVQDKFVEYSKKILKEWYGEDPQKSPDLCRIINSRHFGRLQTLLDASKDKVALGGRYDAQERFIAPTILTNVTPNEKIMEDEIFGPILPIVPVENAYEAIKFINEREHPLVLYLFSRQSNIHTLFTEQTRSGSVCVNDTIMFYGVDTLPFGGVGNSGIGAYHGKASFDTFTHKKSCLVRNFAAIGEKLASGRYPPYTDGKLQFITTLMKKRSGPSFKYLPYFIAFALGAGLSYGIFAWQKVASEEL from the exons ATGACTACAg GAACCTTATCGAGTTCAAAACCCAAACCAATCAATATACCAGAG GTTGTGCAAAAAGCGCGGGACACGTATAACAGCGGTACCACAAAGCCCTTAGAATGGAGGAAGAGACAGCTGAAGAGTTTGATGCGAATGTACGAGGAGAACCGGGGGGCTATGATAGACGCCCTCGTGAAGGACCTGAGGCGCAGCAAGACTGAAGCGGTGCTGTTAGAAGTCGACTACCTCGTCAATGATTTGACCAATTTGCTGAACAATTTCGAAGAATGGGCCAAGCCTGAAAAG CCACCAAAAGGTTTCGTCAACATGCTCGACGATGTGGTAATCTTTAACGACCCCTACGGAGTGGTCCTCATCATCGGAGCGTGGAACTACCCCCTTCAGTTGCTACTGTTGCCGTTTGCTGGTGCCATCGCGGCGGGCAACGTCGTGATCCTGAAGCCTAGCGAGCTTGCGGTGGCCAGTGCTAAGTTCATAGCTGAAACCTTGCCCAAATACTTGGATAAT GATGCATTTATAGTAGTAGAAGGTGGTCCAGAAGAAACGACAGAACTTCTTAAGCAAAAGTTCGATTACATCTTCTATACGGGAGGCACTAACGTCGGCAGGATTGTCTATTCGGCAGCGACCAAGAAcctgactcctgtcactttggAGTTAGGTGGGAAGAG TCCAGTGTACAtagacaacacggccgacatgGAAGTAACAGCTAAGCGTGTTCTTTGGGGCAAATTTATCAACGCGGGCCAAACTTGCATTGCCCCAGATTACGTGCTATGTACTAAAGAAGTCCAGGACAAATTCGTGGAATATTCGAAGAAGATATTGAAGGAATGGTACGGAGAGGATCCTCAGAAATCACCGGACCTATGCAGAATCATCAACAGCCGACACTTTGG TCGCCTCCAAACACTATTAGATGCAAGCAAAGACAAAGTAGCGCTCGGCGGTCGTTATGACGCACAAGAGCGATTTATCGCCCCGACAATACTAACCAACGTCACACCCAACGAGAAAATAATGGAGGACGAAATCTTCGGCCCGATATTACCGATTGTGCCCGTGGAAAACGCTTACGAAGCTATCAAATTCATTAACGAAAG GGAGCATCCATTAGTCCTATATCTCTTCAGCCGGCAAAGCAACATACACACGCTGTTCACTGAGCAGACTCGCTCGGGCAGTGTCTGCGTGAACGATACGATCATGTTTTATGGCG TTGACACGCTACCTTTCGGCGGCGTAGGTAACAGTGGTATTGGAGCGTACCACGGCAAAGCATCTTTCGACACGTTCACGCACAAAAAGAGCTGCTTAGTTAGAAACTTTGCGGCGATTGGAGAGAAGCTGGCCTC TGGTCGCTACCCGCCCTACACAGACGGCAAGCTGCAATTCATCACCACGCTGATGAAAAAACGGTCGGGCCCGTCTTTCAAGTACCTGCCTTACTTCATAGCATTCGCACTGGGCGCTGGATTGTCCTATGGTATCTTCGCTTGGCAAAAG GTTGCTTCGGAGGAGTTGTAA
- the LOC120632976 gene encoding aldehyde dehydrogenase, dimeric NADP-preferring isoform X2 — translation MNGNGTLSSSKPKPINIPEVVQKARDTYNSGTTKPLEWRKRQLKSLMRMYEENRGAMIDALVKDLRRSKTEAVLLEVDYLVNDLTNLLNNFEEWAKPEKPPKGFVNMLDDVVIFNDPYGVVLIIGAWNYPLQLLLLPFAGAIAAGNVVILKPSELAVASAKFIAETLPKYLDNDAFIVVEGGPEETTELLKQKFDYIFYTGGTNVGRIVYSAATKNLTPVTLELGGKSPVYIDNTADMEVTAKRVLWGKFINAGQTCIAPDYVLCTKEVQDKFVEYSKKILKEWYGEDPQKSPDLCRIINSRHFGRLQTLLDASKDKVALGGRYDAQERFIAPTILTNVTPNEKIMEDEIFGPILPIVPVENAYEAIKFINEREKPLVFYVFTTDEAMRKNLTENTTSGGMCVNDTLMHMGVDTLPFGGVGNSGIGAYHGKASFDTFTHKKSCLVRNFAAIGEKLASGRYPPYTDGKLQFITTLMKKRSGPSFKYLPYFIAFALGAGLSYGIFAWQKVASEEL, via the exons GAACCTTATCGAGTTCAAAACCCAAACCAATCAATATACCAGAG GTTGTGCAAAAAGCGCGGGACACGTATAACAGCGGTACCACAAAGCCCTTAGAATGGAGGAAGAGACAGCTGAAGAGTTTGATGCGAATGTACGAGGAGAACCGGGGGGCTATGATAGACGCCCTCGTGAAGGACCTGAGGCGCAGCAAGACTGAAGCGGTGCTGTTAGAAGTCGACTACCTCGTCAATGATTTGACCAATTTGCTGAACAATTTCGAAGAATGGGCCAAGCCTGAAAAG CCACCAAAAGGTTTCGTCAACATGCTCGACGATGTGGTAATCTTTAACGACCCCTACGGAGTGGTCCTCATCATCGGAGCGTGGAACTACCCCCTTCAGTTGCTACTGTTGCCGTTTGCTGGTGCCATCGCGGCGGGCAACGTCGTGATCCTGAAGCCTAGCGAGCTTGCGGTGGCCAGTGCTAAGTTCATAGCTGAAACCTTGCCCAAATACTTGGATAAT GATGCATTTATAGTAGTAGAAGGTGGTCCAGAAGAAACGACAGAACTTCTTAAGCAAAAGTTCGATTACATCTTCTATACGGGAGGCACTAACGTCGGCAGGATTGTCTATTCGGCAGCGACCAAGAAcctgactcctgtcactttggAGTTAGGTGGGAAGAG TCCAGTGTACAtagacaacacggccgacatgGAAGTAACAGCTAAGCGTGTTCTTTGGGGCAAATTTATCAACGCGGGCCAAACTTGCATTGCCCCAGATTACGTGCTATGTACTAAAGAAGTCCAGGACAAATTCGTGGAATATTCGAAGAAGATATTGAAGGAATGGTACGGAGAGGATCCTCAGAAATCACCGGACCTATGCAGAATCATCAACAGCCGACACTTTGG TCGCCTCCAAACACTATTAGATGCAAGCAAAGACAAAGTAGCGCTCGGCGGTCGTTATGACGCACAAGAGCGATTTATCGCCCCGACAATACTAACCAACGTCACACCCAACGAGAAAATAATGGAGGACGAAATCTTCGGCCCGATATTACCGATTGTGCCCGTGGAAAACGCTTACGAAGCTATCAAATTCATTAACGAAAG GGAAAAACCGCTGGTGTTCTACGTGTTCACCACAGACGAGGCAATGCGGAAGAATTTAACGGAGAACACTACCAGTGGTGGAATGTGTGTTAACGATACACTCATGCATATGGGAG TTGACACGCTACCTTTCGGCGGCGTAGGTAACAGTGGTATTGGAGCGTACCACGGCAAAGCATCTTTCGACACGTTCACGCACAAAAAGAGCTGCTTAGTTAGAAACTTTGCGGCGATTGGAGAGAAGCTGGCCTC TGGTCGCTACCCGCCCTACACAGACGGCAAGCTGCAATTCATCACCACGCTGATGAAAAAACGGTCGGGCCCGTCTTTCAAGTACCTGCCTTACTTCATAGCATTCGCACTGGGCGCTGGATTGTCCTATGGTATCTTCGCTTGGCAAAAG GTTGCTTCGGAGGAGTTGTAA
- the LOC120632976 gene encoding aldehyde dehydrogenase, dimeric NADP-preferring isoform X1 translates to MPSSDETHASDFSEVHVIDIDSDHDIDTPVIKIEQQDNTMNGNGTLSSSKPKPINIPEVVQKARDTYNSGTTKPLEWRKRQLKSLMRMYEENRGAMIDALVKDLRRSKTEAVLLEVDYLVNDLTNLLNNFEEWAKPEKPPKGFVNMLDDVVIFNDPYGVVLIIGAWNYPLQLLLLPFAGAIAAGNVVILKPSELAVASAKFIAETLPKYLDNDAFIVVEGGPEETTELLKQKFDYIFYTGGTNVGRIVYSAATKNLTPVTLELGGKSPVYIDNTADMEVTAKRVLWGKFINAGQTCIAPDYVLCTKEVQDKFVEYSKKILKEWYGEDPQKSPDLCRIINSRHFGRLQTLLDASKDKVALGGRYDAQERFIAPTILTNVTPNEKIMEDEIFGPILPIVPVENAYEAIKFINEREHPLVLYLFSRQSNIHTLFTEQTRSGSVCVNDTIMFYGVDTLPFGGVGNSGIGAYHGKASFDTFTHKKSCLVRNFAAIGEKLASGRYPPYTDGKLQFITTLMKKRSGPSFKYLPYFIAFALGAGLSYGIFAWQKVASEEL, encoded by the exons GAACCTTATCGAGTTCAAAACCCAAACCAATCAATATACCAGAG GTTGTGCAAAAAGCGCGGGACACGTATAACAGCGGTACCACAAAGCCCTTAGAATGGAGGAAGAGACAGCTGAAGAGTTTGATGCGAATGTACGAGGAGAACCGGGGGGCTATGATAGACGCCCTCGTGAAGGACCTGAGGCGCAGCAAGACTGAAGCGGTGCTGTTAGAAGTCGACTACCTCGTCAATGATTTGACCAATTTGCTGAACAATTTCGAAGAATGGGCCAAGCCTGAAAAG CCACCAAAAGGTTTCGTCAACATGCTCGACGATGTGGTAATCTTTAACGACCCCTACGGAGTGGTCCTCATCATCGGAGCGTGGAACTACCCCCTTCAGTTGCTACTGTTGCCGTTTGCTGGTGCCATCGCGGCGGGCAACGTCGTGATCCTGAAGCCTAGCGAGCTTGCGGTGGCCAGTGCTAAGTTCATAGCTGAAACCTTGCCCAAATACTTGGATAAT GATGCATTTATAGTAGTAGAAGGTGGTCCAGAAGAAACGACAGAACTTCTTAAGCAAAAGTTCGATTACATCTTCTATACGGGAGGCACTAACGTCGGCAGGATTGTCTATTCGGCAGCGACCAAGAAcctgactcctgtcactttggAGTTAGGTGGGAAGAG TCCAGTGTACAtagacaacacggccgacatgGAAGTAACAGCTAAGCGTGTTCTTTGGGGCAAATTTATCAACGCGGGCCAAACTTGCATTGCCCCAGATTACGTGCTATGTACTAAAGAAGTCCAGGACAAATTCGTGGAATATTCGAAGAAGATATTGAAGGAATGGTACGGAGAGGATCCTCAGAAATCACCGGACCTATGCAGAATCATCAACAGCCGACACTTTGG TCGCCTCCAAACACTATTAGATGCAAGCAAAGACAAAGTAGCGCTCGGCGGTCGTTATGACGCACAAGAGCGATTTATCGCCCCGACAATACTAACCAACGTCACACCCAACGAGAAAATAATGGAGGACGAAATCTTCGGCCCGATATTACCGATTGTGCCCGTGGAAAACGCTTACGAAGCTATCAAATTCATTAACGAAAG GGAGCATCCATTAGTCCTATATCTCTTCAGCCGGCAAAGCAACATACACACGCTGTTCACTGAGCAGACTCGCTCGGGCAGTGTCTGCGTGAACGATACGATCATGTTTTATGGCG TTGACACGCTACCTTTCGGCGGCGTAGGTAACAGTGGTATTGGAGCGTACCACGGCAAAGCATCTTTCGACACGTTCACGCACAAAAAGAGCTGCTTAGTTAGAAACTTTGCGGCGATTGGAGAGAAGCTGGCCTC TGGTCGCTACCCGCCCTACACAGACGGCAAGCTGCAATTCATCACCACGCTGATGAAAAAACGGTCGGGCCCGTCTTTCAAGTACCTGCCTTACTTCATAGCATTCGCACTGGGCGCTGGATTGTCCTATGGTATCTTCGCTTGGCAAAAG GTTGCTTCGGAGGAGTTGTAA
- the LOC120633248 gene encoding ras-like GTP-binding protein Rho1 isoform X1, translating into MWWCCSSSASSGPMAAIRKKLVIVGDGACGKTCLLIVFSKDQFPEVYVPTVFENYVADIEVDGKQVELALWDTAGQEDYDRLRPLSYPDTDVILMCFSVDSPDSLENIPEKWTPEVKHFCPNVPIILVGNKKDLRNDPATINELRKMKQEPVKPQEGRAMAEKINAFAYLECSAKSKEGVREVFETATRAALQVKKKKKARCSLL; encoded by the exons ATGTGGTGGTGCTGTTCTTCTTCCGCTAGCTCAG GACCGATGGCAGCGATACGAAAGAAATTAGTGATCGTCGGTGACGGTGCGTGTGGTAAAACGTGCTTGTTGATCGTGTTTAGTAAAGATCAGTTCCCGGAAGTGTATGTGCCGACAGTGTTCGAAAATTACGTCGCCGATATCGAAGTAGATGGCAAACAGGTTGAGCTCGCACTGTGGGATACGGCCGGGCAAGAAGATTACGACCGCCTGCGGCCGCTTTCATACCCCGACACGGACGTGATCCTAATGTGTTTTTCGGTAGACTCTCCAGATTCCCTGGAGAATATACCCGAGAAGTGGACGCCTGAGGTAAAGCACTTCTGCCCCAATGTGCCCATAATCCTAGTAGGCAACAAGAAGGACCTGCGTAATGACCCTGCCACCATCAACGAGCTGCGTAAGATGAAGCAGGAGCCCGTCAAACCTCAGGAGGGCCGCGCAATGGCCGAGAAGATCAATGCCTTCGCGTACCTCGAGTGCTCCGCTAAAAGCAAGGAGGGTGTGCGCGAGGTATTCGAGACAGCGACGCGCGCCGCTCTGCAggttaagaagaagaagaaggccaGGTGTTCTCTGCTGTAA
- the LOC120633248 gene encoding ras-like GTP-binding protein Rho1 isoform X2: MAAIRKKLVIVGDGACGKTCLLIVFSKDQFPEVYVPTVFENYVADIEVDGKQVELALWDTAGQEDYDRLRPLSYPDTDVILMCFSVDSPDSLENIPEKWTPEVKHFCPNVPIILVGNKKDLRNDPATINELRKMKQEPVKPQEGRAMAEKINAFAYLECSAKSKEGVREVFETATRAALQVKKKKKARCSLL, from the coding sequence ATGGCAGCGATACGAAAGAAATTAGTGATCGTCGGTGACGGTGCGTGTGGTAAAACGTGCTTGTTGATCGTGTTTAGTAAAGATCAGTTCCCGGAAGTGTATGTGCCGACAGTGTTCGAAAATTACGTCGCCGATATCGAAGTAGATGGCAAACAGGTTGAGCTCGCACTGTGGGATACGGCCGGGCAAGAAGATTACGACCGCCTGCGGCCGCTTTCATACCCCGACACGGACGTGATCCTAATGTGTTTTTCGGTAGACTCTCCAGATTCCCTGGAGAATATACCCGAGAAGTGGACGCCTGAGGTAAAGCACTTCTGCCCCAATGTGCCCATAATCCTAGTAGGCAACAAGAAGGACCTGCGTAATGACCCTGCCACCATCAACGAGCTGCGTAAGATGAAGCAGGAGCCCGTCAAACCTCAGGAGGGCCGCGCAATGGCCGAGAAGATCAATGCCTTCGCGTACCTCGAGTGCTCCGCTAAAAGCAAGGAGGGTGTGCGCGAGGTATTCGAGACAGCGACGCGCGCCGCTCTGCAggttaagaagaagaagaaggccaGGTGTTCTCTGCTGTAA
- the LOC120633247 gene encoding uncharacterized protein LOC120633247, with the protein MEFFERAHTLKKESSEDRKTTEMKKQLKQMLFGYKANDNKLIQKSTETQNDYEDSTSVSGYSDLNLTISSVEDQNASFISNRDTSSSLIDPDSFLKEKFSEDSDSVCSGSNEDADNASTQVAVSSDNESEDKLGFNEVKCEENTLSSVNNDSVTDESDEFGDKIDLDSGTDSETSIVISELNLSDSDNSEFDVDRQLAAKIKERLQIKNNEQNKYTLKQEGNVIAKSPITQEHGGKTQTQNLLSMADDRSSTQRKGKKRKHKDKLITLNENDISRGPITKERCIEIEVKKLLQVNKDKLTLIKKNKQKHRDKYTIILSEKQKRKQKYNAALDNVNSVGPLNIEILSNQEDNELLSVSSDDLSRNGNEHFEVLNDEAYEESNDGIDSVMSPAYVSISASDMSTKKLDEIVGEYKHSTIRNLPSENSNIFSTINSAFLVQENMNVAITLEDDVSSLIPELDDIPRVEDIDEELIVLDTSKEVPDKSMNTSNTLESEIIEQGSSMDSENAADAFKVYYGTNCCIVTLKHPSKLFIQGKVRIKSLAGTLELFGYTLNNENYNIYAPYYNFAQCIKTVENENDYFGLFGKLTAAGLTVQEAEDIVTKIEEHDGVILLKKLKEKVIDFVENNFRVTNMFKLNKTIEPYFNKVCNLLDCSLFSSRPYKSFREHPSWSEVHELAMSKYSRGIVCGGKGAGKSTYMRYQVNKLLSHGPVLVVDLDPGQSLFTVAGNLSATVVTSPLFGPTFTHLRKPKLMLNIGMINTIDNAKLYAAAVRNLITYCQSNKAFSQMPWLVNTMGMTNSLGLKFISLIITLLQPTYVLQYESQALNLRFETLLTPTNVRDLFDEYRNDQLFENVTCSDDMDYSFVVAQDTDSPYSRKSMFTMRAKDERYLNFLAYFGQLLDTTSGESLLGITPYQVCLKDLRIATNVVVKKEHNIMKVLNGKLVALCQHASDTALFTLTDKPLVCRGHGLIRGVDWDKEMLYMITPVPSDELGSVDTLVYADWAPELLWHESQLPLGTVLPYRTSTENKQLMSTPRRRFNNPLQLLKMAGGVPN; encoded by the exons atggaGTTTTTCGAAAGAGCGCACACTTTGAAAAAGGAATCTTCAGAGGACCGGAAAACAACAGAGatgaaaaaacaattaaaacagaTGTTATTCGGGTATAAAGCGAATGATAATAAGCTTATACAAAAGTCTACGGAGACGCAAAACGATTACGAGGACTCTACATCCGTAAGTGGTTATTCAGACCTGAATCTAACCATTTCTAGTGTGGAAGATCAGAACGCTAGTTTTATATCAAATAGAGACACTAGTAGTAGCTTAATTGATCCTGATAGCTTTTTAAAAGAGAAATTTAGTGAAGACTCTGATTCTGTGTGTAGTGGAAGTAATGAAGACGCTGATAATGCTAGTACCCAGGTTGCTGTAAGTTCTGACAACGAAAGTGAAGATAAACTTGGTTTTAATGAAGTGAAGTGTGAAGAAAATACCCTCAGCTCTGTAAACAATGACTCTGTTACTGATGAGTCTGATGAGTTTGGGGATAAAATTGATTTAGACTCTGGCACTGATTCAGAGACATCAATAGTTATAAGTGAACTTAATTTGTCTGATTCAGATAATTCAGAGTTTGATGTAGATAGACAACTTGCTGCTAAGATAAAAGAACGGTTGCAGATAAAGAACAAtgagcaaaataaatatactttaaaacaagAAGGAAATGTTATTGCGAAAAGCCCAATAACTCAAGAGCATGGTGGTAAAACACAAACTCAAAATTTACTTTCAATGGCTGATGACAGATCATCAACtcaaagaaaaggaaaaaagcgaaaacataaagataaattaatcACACTTAATGAAAATGATATATCAAGAGGTCCAATAACCAAAGAAAGATGCATTGAGATAGAAGTAAAAAAGTTACTTcaagtaaataaagataaattaacactaataaagaagaataaacaaaagCATAGAGACAAATACACAATAATCTTgagtgaaaaacaaaaacgtaaacaaaaatataatgcaGCACTAGATAATGTTAATTCTGTAGGGCCTTTAAACATTGAAATATTAAGTAACCAAGAAGATAATGAATTGCTATCAGTTAGTAGTGATGATTTATCAAGAAATGGTAATGAACATTTTGAAGTTCTAAATGATGAAGCATATGAAGAATCAAATGATGGTATAGACTCAGTCATGTCACCAGCTTATGTCTCAATATCAGCTTCGGACATGTCAACTAAAAAGTTAGATGAAATTGTAGGGGAATATAAGCATTCTACAATAAGAAACTTACCATCAGAAAATAGCAATATATTTTCTACAATTAATTCTGCTTTCCTTGTTCAAGAAAATATGAATGTTGCTATCACCTTGGAGGATGATGTGAGCAGTCTTATACCAGAATTAGATGACATTCCAAGAGTTGAAGATATTGATGAAGAACTAATAGTCCTTGATACATCAAAAGAAGTTCCAGATAAGTCTATGAATACAAGTAATACTTTGGAATCAGAAATAATTGAACAAGGCTCATCAATGGATTCTGAAAATGCAGCTGATGCTTTCAAGGTATACTATGGCACCAACTGCTGTATAGTTACACTAAAACATCCAAGCAAACTTTTTATCCAGGGGAAAGTTAGGATAAAATCTCTAGCTGGTACCCTTGAACTCTTTGGATACACattgaataatgaaaattataacatCTACGCACCATATTATAACTTTGCTCAATGTATAAAGACTGTTGAAAACGAAAATGATTATTTTGGTCTGTTTGGTAAATTGACTGCTGCAGGCCTAACTGTGCAAGAAGCAGAAGATATAGTTACTAAAATTGAAGAACACGATGGAGTCATACTTttgaaaaaactaaaagaaaaagtaattgATTTTGTGGAGAATAATTTTAGAGTAACCAACATGTTTAAATTGAATAAGACTATAGAACCTTATTTCAACAAGGTGTGCAATCTTTTGGACTGCTCACTCTTTTCTTCGAGACCTTATAAAAGTTTTCGAGAACACCCTAGTTGGAGTGAAGTTCATGAATTAGCTATGA GCAAATATAGTAGAGGCATCGTATGCGGTGGTAAGGGCGCAGGGAAGTCAACTTACATGAGGTACCAGGTCAATAAGCTGCTTTCCCATGGTCCAGTACTGGTGGTGGACCTGGACCCCGGACAGAGCCTGTTCACAGTGGCTGGGAATTTGTCTGCTACCGTGGTCACATCACCGTTATTCGGACCCACCTTCACTCACTTGAGGAAGCCTAAATT AATGCTAAACATTGGTATGATCAACACAATAGACAATGCAAAACTTTACGCCGCAGCTGTACGGAATCTGATAACCTACTGCCAGAGCAATAAAGCATTTTCCCAGATGCCCTGGCTCGTCAACACTATGGGAATGACGAACTCTCTGGGCCTCAAGTTTATCAGTCTAATCATCACTCTATTGCAACCTACATACGTACTTCAGTACGAGTCCCAAGCACTGAATCTACGTTTCGAGACTTTACTGACACCGACCAATGTCAGAGATTTGTTTGATGAGTACAGAAATGATCAGCTGTTCGAGAATGTGACGTGTTCCGATGATATGGATTACTCGTTTGTTGTCGCGCAAGATACTGATAGCCCTTACAGTAGAAAAAGTATGTTCACAATGAGGGCTAAAGATGAGAGATATTTGAACTTTCTGGCGTATTTCGGCCAGTTGTTGGATACCACGTCTGGCGAGAGCTTGCTTGGTATCACACCATATCA GGTATGTCTTAAAGACCTGCGCATCGCAACCAACGTGGTGGTGAAGAAGgaacataatataatgaagGTGCTCAATGGAAAATTGGTGGCACTGTGTCAACATGCAAGCGATACCGCGCTGTTTACTTTGACCGATAAACCGTTGGTGTGTCGCGGGCACG GGTTGATTCGAGGAGTTGACTGGGATAAGGAAATGTTATACATGATAACACCAGTTCCAAGTGATGAGCTGGGAAGTGTGGACACTCTGGTGTATGCAGACTGGGCACCTGAGCTGCTGTGGCATGAGAGCCAGCTGCCATTGGGCACTGTTCTCCCATACCGCACCAGCACAGAAAACAAACAACTAATGTCCACACCCCGCAGGAGGTTCAACAACCCTCTACAACTGTTGAAGATGGCAGGAGGAGTTCCTAATTGA